In Trichocoleus sp., a single window of DNA contains:
- a CDS encoding TniQ family protein, with protein MKLLHQNHQLHQDLVLPSYPSRSRLFCIKPIGIGTQLTESLIGFTTRLSEAHCLPSGVLMEREVAPTIAKIHGGGNLHKIYDHTAALNGTGVMALSLASALEKLSGQINLHLLTLAPWSELMPSRRLLRRNRAWCSFCYETWRITEHIIYEPLLWSLDAVKVCPLHHCLLCETCSHCHQKNLPLAWHSRPGYCSKCHDWLGLQPGNSVNNLKNCTEDELRELAWITNSVGDLLASTPSLPLSFTKEILAQAFRVHVNLASNGNVAEFARQLQLPRNTVWLWCNGKNLPQLDTLVQVCYRLDRSLIEFITQEPKQSIHVNVTNATTPLKSKPKAKARVFNMENLEQQLEAILLNHQCPPPPLAEVARQLEINEKTLFRLFAEMCRAISAKYDKFQKALYYQRIEQSREEVRQAVIKLYNEGLYPSEERVSQLVSRPGYLRYKQVRAAIEETKLEFSIQRIDSSTI; from the coding sequence ATGAAATTATTACACCAGAATCACCAACTTCACCAAGACTTGGTGCTACCCTCATATCCTTCCCGCAGCCGTTTGTTCTGTATAAAACCTATAGGGATTGGAACGCAATTAACAGAGAGTTTAATTGGTTTTACCACTCGATTATCAGAAGCACATTGCCTTCCCTCGGGTGTGCTTATGGAGAGGGAAGTTGCACCTACTATTGCCAAAATTCATGGCGGCGGCAACCTACACAAAATCTATGATCATACAGCAGCGTTGAATGGCACAGGAGTCATGGCTTTAAGCTTAGCTTCTGCTTTAGAAAAGTTAAGCGGTCAAATCAATCTCCATTTACTTACGTTGGCACCTTGGTCAGAGCTAATGCCGTCGAGGAGATTATTGCGTCGGAACCGCGCTTGGTGTTCATTTTGCTATGAAACTTGGCGTATAACGGAACATATAATCTATGAACCTTTGCTTTGGTCTTTAGATGCCGTTAAAGTATGTCCATTGCATCACTGTCTTCTGTGTGAAACTTGCTCTCATTGCCATCAAAAAAATCTTCCCTTAGCTTGGCACTCACGACCAGGTTATTGCTCAAAATGCCATGATTGGCTTGGTTTACAGCCTGGCAACTCAGTTAATAATCTCAAAAATTGCACTGAGGATGAATTGAGAGAATTGGCTTGGATCACCAATTCCGTTGGAGACTTGCTCGCTTCTACCCCTTCTCTGCCCCTATCTTTTACTAAAGAAATCCTTGCTCAAGCCTTTAGAGTACATGTCAATCTTGCCTCTAATGGAAATGTGGCTGAGTTTGCTCGTCAACTTCAATTACCTAGAAATACAGTCTGGTTATGGTGTAACGGCAAAAATCTACCGCAGCTAGATACTTTGGTGCAAGTTTGCTACCGGCTCGATCGTTCCTTAATAGAGTTCATAACTCAAGAACCCAAACAAAGCATTCATGTAAATGTGACAAACGCCACAACACCCCTAAAATCGAAGCCAAAAGCTAAAGCCAGAGTGTTCAATATGGAAAATCTTGAACAGCAGTTAGAGGCTATTTTGCTCAACCATCAATGCCCGCCACCACCGCTGGCAGAAGTTGCACGACAATTAGAGATCAATGAAAAAACGCTCTTCAGGCTTTTCGCAGAAATGTGTCGAGCAATTTCCGCGAAGTACGATAAATTTCAAAAGGCTCTTTATTACCAACGCATAGAGCAAAGTCGTGAAGAAGTCAGGCAAGCTGTTATAAAACTTTATAATGAAGGGCTGTACCCCTCTGAAGAGCGTGTCTCCCAGCTCGTTAGCAGGCCTGGATACTTACGATACAAGCAAGTGCGTGCAGCTATAGAAGAGACCAAGTTGGAATTTAGTATTCAACGCATAGACTCATCTACTATTTGA
- a CDS encoding ATP-binding protein, with translation MTDECDFPRELLSLSPDQRLEFFKNPGKTIMHRNLKKAYDYLYRIVRNPAGASLIMVIGPSGVGKTTLLALLEKKILEASLAQMKLDPAWYPIIRLQAPANSRGFRWKPFYKKIALAVDEPCIENKITYDEDCFRRNKDGKLIIATRATEDSLYLAAQNICLHRKPYTLAVDEFEHIGIAASNEEIEAHMHCAKAFINDSNVPWTTFGTYEMLEFLEINDQLSQRDRVIHFPRYLLECDGDVAEFKRVVEQLLRRMPLQRTPRLTDKLFELCYLGSIGKIGALINWLTNAYDLCLSEEAKTLTFTHLEETIKPEFELEKMLKEAEEGEEKLMKTKEKRKAFRTRLGLDKAKKTTSDPSDNTPPQNAEKSEVSKNELKEDKSSKKKKSQPFKRSPKRDAVGDKPA, from the coding sequence ATGACCGATGAATGCGATTTTCCGCGTGAACTACTTAGTTTGTCCCCTGACCAGCGATTGGAATTCTTCAAAAACCCTGGTAAGACAATCATGCATCGCAATCTGAAGAAGGCATATGATTATCTCTATCGAATTGTTCGGAACCCTGCTGGTGCCAGCTTAATCATGGTTATTGGCCCATCGGGTGTTGGTAAAACTACGTTGCTAGCATTACTGGAAAAAAAGATTTTGGAGGCTAGTTTAGCCCAAATGAAACTTGATCCAGCGTGGTATCCCATTATCAGGCTTCAAGCTCCAGCTAATAGTCGTGGTTTCAGATGGAAGCCCTTTTATAAAAAGATTGCATTGGCGGTGGATGAGCCATGTATTGAAAATAAAATAACTTATGATGAGGACTGTTTTCGTCGCAATAAGGACGGAAAACTAATTATTGCGACCAGGGCTACAGAAGATTCCTTATATCTTGCGGCTCAGAATATTTGTTTGCACCGTAAGCCCTACACTCTAGCAGTAGATGAATTTGAACATATTGGCATTGCAGCAAGTAATGAAGAGATAGAAGCACATATGCATTGTGCTAAAGCATTCATCAATGATAGTAATGTGCCTTGGACGACCTTTGGGACTTATGAAATGCTTGAATTTCTTGAGATAAATGATCAGTTGAGTCAACGAGACAGAGTAATTCATTTCCCACGTTATCTTCTCGAATGTGATGGGGATGTAGCAGAGTTCAAGCGAGTTGTAGAGCAACTGCTGCGGCGAATGCCTCTTCAAAGGACACCTCGATTGACTGACAAGCTTTTTGAGTTGTGCTACTTAGGCAGCATTGGCAAAATTGGCGCATTAATTAACTGGCTAACAAATGCATATGATCTTTGTCTTTCTGAAGAAGCAAAAACCTTAACTTTTACTCATCTTGAGGAAACAATCAAACCTGAATTTGAACTTGAAAAAATGCTTAAAGAAGCGGAAGAAGGTGAGGAGAAGCTAATGAAAACCAAGGAAAAGAGAAAAGCTTTTCGTACTCGATTAGGACTTGATAAGGCTAAAAAAACGACATCCGATCCATCTGACAACACGCCTCCTCAAAACGCAGAGAAATCAGAAGTATCTAAAAATGAGCTAAAGGAAGACAAAAGCTCGAAAAAGAAAAAATCGCAACCATTCAAGCGATCGCCTAAACGCGATGCTGTTGGAGACAAGCCAGCATGA